The following proteins are encoded in a genomic region of Pan troglodytes isolate AG18354 chromosome 2, NHGRI_mPanTro3-v2.0_pri, whole genome shotgun sequence:
- the SETMAR gene encoding histone-lysine N-methyltransferase SETMAR isoform X1, which produces MFAEAAKTTRPCGMAEFKEKPEAPTEQLDVACGQENLPVGAWPPGAAPAPFQYTPDHVVGPGADIDPTQITFPGCICVKTPCLPGTCSCLRHGENYDDNSCLRDIGSGGKYAEPVFECNVLCRCSDHCRNRVVQKGLQFHFQVFKTHKKGWGLRTLEFIPKGRFVCEYAGEVLGFSEVQRRIHLQTKSDSNYIIAIREHVYNGQVMETFVDPTYIGNIGRFLNHSCEPNLLMIPVRIDSMVPKLALFAAKDIVPEEELSYDYSGRYLNLTVSEDKERLDHGKLRKPCYCGAKSCTAFLPFDSSLYCPVEKSNISCGHEKEPSMCGSAPSVFPSCKRLTLETMKMMLDKKQIRAIFLFEFKMGRKAAETTRNINNAFGPGTANERTVQWWFKKFCKGDESLEDEERSGRPSEVDNDQLRAIIEADPLTTTREVAEELNVNHSTVVRHLKQIGKVKKLDKWVPHELTENQKNRRFEVSSSLILRNHNEPFLDRIVTCDEKWILYDNRRRSAQWLDQEEAPKHFPKPILHPKKVMVTIWWSAAGLIHYSFLNPGETITSEKYAQEIDEMNQKLQRLQLALVNRKGPILLHDNARPHVAQPTLQKLNELGYEVLPHPPYSPDLLPTNYHVFKHLNNFLQGKRFHNQQDAENAFREFVESQSTDFYTTGINQLISRWQKCVDCNGSYFD; this is translated from the exons TACACTCCTGATCATGTAGTTGGACCTGGAGCAGACATTGATCCCACTCAAATAACCTTTCCCGGATGCATTTGTGTCAAAACTCCCTGCCTCCCTGGCACTTGCTCCTGTCTCCGCCATGGAGAGAACTATGATGATAACTCATGCCTTAGAGATATAGGATCTGGAGGAAAGTATGCAGAGCCTGTTTTTGAATGCAATGTGCTGTGCCGATGCAGTGACCACTGCAGAAACAGAGTGGTCCAGAAAGGTCTACAGTTCCACTTCCAAGTGTTCAAGACGCATAAAAAAGGCTGGGGACTTCGTACCTTGGAATTTATACCGAAAGGAAGGTTTGTCTGTGAATATGCTGGTGAGGTTTTAGGATTCTCTGAAGTTCAGAGAAGAATTCACTTACAAACAAAATCCGACTCCAATTACATTATAGCCATCAGGGAACATGTTTATAATGGGCAGGTAATGGAAACATTTGTTGACCCTACTTATATAGGAAATATTGGAAGATTCCTTAATCATTCTTGTGAGCCAAACCTTTTGATGATTCCTGTCCGAATTGACTCAATGGTACCTAAGTTGGCACTTTTTGCAGCCAAAGATATTGTGCCAGAAGAAGAACTCTCTTATGATTATTCAGGAAGATATCTCAATCTAACAGTCAGTGAAGACAAAGAAAGGCTAGATCATGGGAAACTAAGGAAACCTTGTTACTGTGGTGCCAAATCATGTACTGCTTTCCTGCCTTTTGACAGTTCTCTGTACTGCCCCGTAGAAAAGTCGAACATCAGTTGTGGACATGAGAAGGAACCCAGCATGTGTGGCTCAGCCCCTTCTGTGTTCCCCTCCTGCAAGCGATTGACCCTTGAG actatgaaaatgatgttagacaaaaagcaaattcgaGCAATTTTCTTATTCGAGTTCAAAATGGGTCGTAAAGCAGCAGAAACAACTCGCAACATCAACAatgcatttggcccaggaactgctaacgaacgtacagtgcagtggtggttcaagaagttttgcaaaggagatgagagccttgaagatgaggagcgtAGTGGCCGGCCATCAGAAGTTGACAACGACCAGTTGAGAGCAATCATCGAAGCTGATCCCCTTACAACTACACGAGAAGTTGCCGAAGAACTCAATGTCAACCATTCTACGGTCGTtcggcatttgaagcaaattggaaaggtgaaaaagctcgataagtgggtgcctcatgagctgacTGAAAATCAAAAAAATCGTCGTTTTGAAGtgtcatcttctcttattctacgCAACCACAACGAACCATTTCTCGATCGGATTGTGACGTGtgatgaaaagtggattttatatgacAACCGGCGACGATCAGCTCAGTGGTTGGATcaagaagaagctccaaagcacttcccaaagccaatcTTGCACCCaaaaaaggtcatggtcactatttggtggtctgctgctggtctgatccactacagctttctgaatcccggtgaaaccattacatctgagaagtatgctcaggAAATCGATGAGATGAACCAAAAACTGCAACGCCTGCAGCTggcattggtcaacagaaagggcccaattcttctcCACGACAATGCCCGACCGCATGTTGCACAACCCACACttcaaaagttgaatgaattgggctatgaagttttgcctcatccaccgtattcacctgacctcttgcCAACCAACTACCACGTCTTCAAGCATCTcaacaactttttgcagggaaaacgcttccacaaccagcaggatgcagaaaatgctttccgaGAGTTCGTCGAATCCCAAAGCACGGATTTTTACACTACAGGAATAAACCAACTTATTTCtcgttggcaaaaatgtgttgattgtaatggttcctattttgattaa
- the SETMAR gene encoding histone-lysine N-methyltransferase SETMAR isoform X2 codes for MFAEAAKTTRPCGMAEFKEKPEAPTEQLDVACGQENLPVGAWPPGAAPAPFQYTPDHVVGPGADIDPTQITFPGCICVKTPCLPGTCSCLRHGENYDDNSCLRDIGSGGKYAEPVFECNVLCRCSDHCRNRVVQKGLQFHFQVFKTHKKGWGLRTLEFIPKGSSLYCPVEKSNISCGHEKEPSMCGSAPSVFPSCKRLTLETMKMMLDKKQIRAIFLFEFKMGRKAAETTRNINNAFGPGTANERTVQWWFKKFCKGDESLEDEERSGRPSEVDNDQLRAIIEADPLTTTREVAEELNVNHSTVVRHLKQIGKVKKLDKWVPHELTENQKNRRFEVSSSLILRNHNEPFLDRIVTCDEKWILYDNRRRSAQWLDQEEAPKHFPKPILHPKKVMVTIWWSAAGLIHYSFLNPGETITSEKYAQEIDEMNQKLQRLQLALVNRKGPILLHDNARPHVAQPTLQKLNELGYEVLPHPPYSPDLLPTNYHVFKHLNNFLQGKRFHNQQDAENAFREFVESQSTDFYTTGINQLISRWQKCVDCNGSYFD; via the exons TACACTCCTGATCATGTAGTTGGACCTGGAGCAGACATTGATCCCACTCAAATAACCTTTCCCGGATGCATTTGTGTCAAAACTCCCTGCCTCCCTGGCACTTGCTCCTGTCTCCGCCATGGAGAGAACTATGATGATAACTCATGCCTTAGAGATATAGGATCTGGAGGAAAGTATGCAGAGCCTGTTTTTGAATGCAATGTGCTGTGCCGATGCAGTGACCACTGCAGAAACAGAGTGGTCCAGAAAGGTCTACAGTTCCACTTCCAAGTGTTCAAGACGCATAAAAAAGGCTGGGGACTTCGTACCTTGGAATTTATACCGAAAGGAAG TTCTCTGTACTGCCCCGTAGAAAAGTCGAACATCAGTTGTGGACATGAGAAGGAACCCAGCATGTGTGGCTCAGCCCCTTCTGTGTTCCCCTCCTGCAAGCGATTGACCCTTGAG actatgaaaatgatgttagacaaaaagcaaattcgaGCAATTTTCTTATTCGAGTTCAAAATGGGTCGTAAAGCAGCAGAAACAACTCGCAACATCAACAatgcatttggcccaggaactgctaacgaacgtacagtgcagtggtggttcaagaagttttgcaaaggagatgagagccttgaagatgaggagcgtAGTGGCCGGCCATCAGAAGTTGACAACGACCAGTTGAGAGCAATCATCGAAGCTGATCCCCTTACAACTACACGAGAAGTTGCCGAAGAACTCAATGTCAACCATTCTACGGTCGTtcggcatttgaagcaaattggaaaggtgaaaaagctcgataagtgggtgcctcatgagctgacTGAAAATCAAAAAAATCGTCGTTTTGAAGtgtcatcttctcttattctacgCAACCACAACGAACCATTTCTCGATCGGATTGTGACGTGtgatgaaaagtggattttatatgacAACCGGCGACGATCAGCTCAGTGGTTGGATcaagaagaagctccaaagcacttcccaaagccaatcTTGCACCCaaaaaaggtcatggtcactatttggtggtctgctgctggtctgatccactacagctttctgaatcccggtgaaaccattacatctgagaagtatgctcaggAAATCGATGAGATGAACCAAAAACTGCAACGCCTGCAGCTggcattggtcaacagaaagggcccaattcttctcCACGACAATGCCCGACCGCATGTTGCACAACCCACACttcaaaagttgaatgaattgggctatgaagttttgcctcatccaccgtattcacctgacctcttgcCAACCAACTACCACGTCTTCAAGCATCTcaacaactttttgcagggaaaacgcttccacaaccagcaggatgcagaaaatgctttccgaGAGTTCGTCGAATCCCAAAGCACGGATTTTTACACTACAGGAATAAACCAACTTATTTCtcgttggcaaaaatgtgttgattgtaatggttcctattttgattaa
- the SETMAR gene encoding histone-lysine N-methyltransferase SETMAR isoform X3, translating to MSRAARKTCRWARGPRGPRRRPSSSLYCPVEKSNISCGHEKEPSMCGSAPSVFPSCKRLTLETMKMMLDKKQIRAIFLFEFKMGRKAAETTRNINNAFGPGTANERTVQWWFKKFCKGDESLEDEERSGRPSEVDNDQLRAIIEADPLTTTREVAEELNVNHSTVVRHLKQIGKVKKLDKWVPHELTENQKNRRFEVSSSLILRNHNEPFLDRIVTCDEKWILYDNRRRSAQWLDQEEAPKHFPKPILHPKKVMVTIWWSAAGLIHYSFLNPGETITSEKYAQEIDEMNQKLQRLQLALVNRKGPILLHDNARPHVAQPTLQKLNELGYEVLPHPPYSPDLLPTNYHVFKHLNNFLQGKRFHNQQDAENAFREFVESQSTDFYTTGINQLISRWQKCVDCNGSYFD from the exons TTCTCTGTACTGCCCCGTAGAAAAGTCGAACATCAGTTGTGGACATGAGAAGGAACCCAGCATGTGTGGCTCAGCCCCTTCTGTGTTCCCCTCCTGCAAGCGATTGACCCTTGAG actatgaaaatgatgttagacaaaaagcaaattcgaGCAATTTTCTTATTCGAGTTCAAAATGGGTCGTAAAGCAGCAGAAACAACTCGCAACATCAACAatgcatttggcccaggaactgctaacgaacgtacagtgcagtggtggttcaagaagttttgcaaaggagatgagagccttgaagatgaggagcgtAGTGGCCGGCCATCAGAAGTTGACAACGACCAGTTGAGAGCAATCATCGAAGCTGATCCCCTTACAACTACACGAGAAGTTGCCGAAGAACTCAATGTCAACCATTCTACGGTCGTtcggcatttgaagcaaattggaaaggtgaaaaagctcgataagtgggtgcctcatgagctgacTGAAAATCAAAAAAATCGTCGTTTTGAAGtgtcatcttctcttattctacgCAACCACAACGAACCATTTCTCGATCGGATTGTGACGTGtgatgaaaagtggattttatatgacAACCGGCGACGATCAGCTCAGTGGTTGGATcaagaagaagctccaaagcacttcccaaagccaatcTTGCACCCaaaaaaggtcatggtcactatttggtggtctgctgctggtctgatccactacagctttctgaatcccggtgaaaccattacatctgagaagtatgctcaggAAATCGATGAGATGAACCAAAAACTGCAACGCCTGCAGCTggcattggtcaacagaaagggcccaattcttctcCACGACAATGCCCGACCGCATGTTGCACAACCCACACttcaaaagttgaatgaattgggctatgaagttttgcctcatccaccgtattcacctgacctcttgcCAACCAACTACCACGTCTTCAAGCATCTcaacaactttttgcagggaaaacgcttccacaaccagcaggatgcagaaaatgctttccgaGAGTTCGTCGAATCCCAAAGCACGGATTTTTACACTACAGGAATAAACCAACTTATTTCtcgttggcaaaaatgtgttgattgtaatggttcctattttgattaa